A stretch of Cucumis sativus cultivar 9930 chromosome 2, Cucumber_9930_V3, whole genome shotgun sequence DNA encodes these proteins:
- the LOC101205305 gene encoding GPN-loop GTPase QQT2 has translation MDVDSDASHKPTDDAECRPMESEDSNDKGKAKEELADSIKNLNIEESSRHAGSLATNFRRKPVIIIVIGMAGSGKTTFLHRLVCHTHASNIRGYVMNLDPAVMTLPFGANIDIRDTVRYKEVMKQFNLGPNGGILTSLNLFATKFDEVISVIEKRADQLDYVLVDTPGQIEIFTWSASGAIITEAFASTFPTVIAYVVDTPRSSNPVTFMSNMLYACSILYKTRLPVVLVFNKTDVAKHEFALEWMEDFEAFQAAVSSDSSYTSTLSQSLSLVLDEFYKNLKSVGVSAVSGAGMDSFFKAIESSAEEYMENYKAELDKRVAEKQRLEEERRRENMEKLRRDMESSKGQTVVLSTGLKDDKSKTKSKTKMVDNDVEEIDEEDEDDDDYDRFTEEDDAIDEDEDEEVARFSF, from the exons ATGGATGTCGATTCTGATGCAAGTCATAAACCAACTGATGACGCCGAGTGCAGGCCAATGGAGTCTGAAGATTCAAAT GATAAGGGTAAAGCAAAAGAGGAGCTTGCTGATTCAATTAAGAACTTAAATATTGAAGAATCATCTAGGCATGCCGGCTCTCTAGCCACAAACTTCAGACGAAAACCAGTTATTATCATTGTCATAGGGATGGCAG GAAGTGGGAAGACAACTTTCCTTCATCGTCTAGTGTGCCACACGCATGCTTCAAATATCAGGGGTTATGTAATGAATCTCGATCCTGCTGTAATGACACTACCTTTCGGTGCTAATATTGATATAAGAGATACCGTGCGATACAAGGAAGTGATGAAGCAATTCAATCTTGGGCCTAATGGAGGAATTTTGACGTCACTTAACTTGTTTGCCACCAAATTTGATGAG GTAATTTCAGTGATCGAAAAGCGAGCAGATCAGCTTGATTATGTCCTTGTCGATACTCCTGGTCAAATTGAGATATTCACATGGTCTGCATCTGGGGCCATCATCACTGAGGCTTTTGCTTCCACCTTTCCCACTGTAATTGCTTATGTTGTTGATACACCTCGTTCATCTAATCCAGTCACATTCATGAGCAACATGCTTTATGCCTGTTCTATCCTCTACAAGACAAGGCTGCCAGTTGTGTtggtttttaataaaactgaTGTGGCAAAACACGAGTTTGCTTTGGAG TGGATGGAAGATTTTGAAGCGTTTCAAGCTGCCGTCAGTTCTGATAGTTCATACACCTCCACGTTAAGTCAGAGTCTTTCCCTTGTGCTGGATGAGTTCTATAAGAACTTGAAATCTGTTGGAGTTTCTGCAGTTTCTGGCGCCGGAATGGATTCTTTCTTTAAAGCAATTGAATCCAGTGCGGAGGAGTACATGGAAAACTACAA ggCAGAGCTTGACAAGAGAGTTGCCGAAAAGCAGCGATTAGAGGAAGAGCGCAGACGGGAAAACATGGAGAAGTTGAGGAGAGATATGGAGAGCTCCAAGGGACAAACAGTGGTTTTGAGCACGGGTTTGAAGGATGACAAGAGTAAAACTAAGAGTAAAACTAAGATGGTTGACAATGATGTTGAAGagattgatgaagaagatgaagacgATGATGATTACGATAGATTTACCGAAGAGGATGATGCCATCGAtgaggatgaagatgaagaggtTGCTAGATTCTCCTTTTAG